A window of Erpetoichthys calabaricus chromosome 12, fErpCal1.3, whole genome shotgun sequence contains these coding sequences:
- the LOC114662297 gene encoding interferon-inducible GTPase 5-like codes for MGNTKSTYYGFFKENEAEELGSLYSEMGFEAVVSKIKEKNEALEKETLSIAVTGESGTGKSALVNAMRGLNPGEPGAAEEGTTEQTMKVTRYKHPKLETVCFYDLPGIGTLNFPARDYAKMVNLNTYDLFIIVIGNRFLEHDALLIREIQKMKKQFYFVRSKIDFEFNNLKHQNRENDWQKEFDKIRDDCIRNLNKSGFSSQEVFLVSSRFIKDFDFPRFCDILESQLSENKRYIFQLSLPNFSADVVRKKKAILHRKILAAAAASFVAGASPIPGVSIACDIAILVKTFLEIRKSFGLDDDSLGSLALKVGKPVEVLKAEVKNPFISDITETSVIRVIAGSTAAVAVMAAEEAAHLIPIVGSVVGAPVSFLTTYGILRNSLDKFEQSAVRVIIKAFEA; via the coding sequence ATGGGCAACACCAAATCCACCTACTAtggtttttttaaagaaaatgaagcagaagaactTGGTTCACTTTACAGTGAAATGGGGTTTGAAGCAGTTGTTTCCAAGattaaagaaaagaatgaagCTCTGGAAAAAGAAACCCTGAGTATTGCAGTGACTGGAGAGTCTGGTACCGGCAAATCTGCCTTAGTCAATGCCATGAGGGGTCTCAATCCGGGTGAACCAGGAGCTGCTGAAGAGGGTACTACGGAGCAAACCATGAAGGTAACACGTTATAAACACCCCAAACTtgaaactgtttgtttttatgaCCTCCCAGGCATTGGTACACTCAATTTTCCAGCCAGGGATTATGCAAAGATGGTCAATCTCAACACATATGACCTTTTCATAATTGTAATAGGTAACAGGTTCTTGGAGCATGATGCATTACTAATaagagaaatacagaaaatgaagaagCAGTTCTACTTTGTGCGCAGCAAAATTGACTTTGAATTCAATAATCTAAAACACCAGAACCGGGAAAATGACTGGCAGAAAGAGTTTGACAAAATCAGAGATGACTGCATCAGAAACCTGAATAAGAGTGGTTTCTCTTCACAAGAGGTCTTCCTGGTGTCCAGTCGCTTTATAAAAGATTTTGATTTTCCCAGATTCTGTGATATTTTAGAATCTCAGCTTAGCGAGAACAAGAGGTACatatttcagctatcccttccAAATTTCAGTGCAGATGTGGTTAGGAAAAAAAAGGCCATCCTACACCGAAAAATTCTGGCAGCTGCTGCGGCCTCGTTTGTAGCAGGTGCATCTCCTATTCCTGGAGTGTCCATAGCTTGTGATATCGCCATTTTAGTAAAAACGTTTCTGGAAATACGGAAGAGCTTTGGCCTGGATGATGACTCCCTTGGAAGCCTTGCATTGAAAGTTGGGAAACCTGTAGAAGTTCTCAAAGCAGAAGTCAAGAATCCTTTTATCTCCGATATCACTGAGACTTCTGTCATAAGAGTCATTGCTGGTTCAActgctgctgttgctgttatGGCTGCTGAAGAAGCAGCTCACTTGATCCCAATTGTTGGATCGGTTGTTGGGGCGCCTGTGTCTTTTCTAACTACCTACGGCATCCTGAGAAATTCACTTGATAAATTTGAACAATCAGCAGTGAGGGTGATTATAAAGGCCTTCGAGGCTTGA
- the LOC114663026 gene encoding DELTA-thalatoxin-Avl1a-like → MAQQKFKLTDPILSHAAENISKTTDSSRTVTIQISNYSGNFILRNPRYYILSGLNISPPPTIIEQDMAAVMTFVKTPLVPRGCVGLLTYEIFEERERKATRSLAAMFSNPFDYNLYNIWFAVGFAFADEDCDENLFNEMYHEEGDGRFSRAKASNEISHTACNVEIKAKMTALPNSVLKIEVHDLY, encoded by the exons ATGGCACAGCAGAAATTTAAACTTACAGATCCCATTCTAAGCCATGCAGCTGAAAACATTTCCAAAACGACGGATTCATCAAGGACTGTCACCATTCAAATTTCAAACTATAGTGGAAATTTCATTCTGAGAAATCCAAG aTACTACATTTTAAGTGGATTAAATATCTCTCCTCCTCCGACAATCATTGAACAAGACATGGCTGCTGTGATGACTTTCGTCAAGACACCACTTGTACCGCGGGGTTGCGTGGGCCTTTTGACCTATGAGATCTTTGAGGAAAGAGAGCGCAAAGCAACCAGATCTCTTGCCGCCATGTTCAGCAACCCTTTCGACTACAACCTGTACAACATTTGGTTTGCTGTTGGGTTTGCCTTTGCCGATGAAGACTGTGATGAAAATCTATTCAACGAAATGTATCACGAGGAGGGGGATGGAAGATTTTCCCGCGCAAAGGCTTCGAATGAAATCAGTCATACTGCTTGTAATGTAGAAATAAAGGCCAAAATGACAGCTTTGCCCAATTCTGTGCTGAAGATCGAAGTACATGACCTCTATTAA